AAGCCTTATCGATTCTAGAATATGCGGATGTAAAGGATTCTGAAGTGAGAGTCTTCTCTGACTGCTGGAATCGTTATGTGCTAAGCAAATGCACAGGAAGGCTGCCTGCGAGCAAACTATTCCCTGCCGGCTTCGTAAAGGTAATCCAATATAACGAAACTTCAGCTGTAGATTATTTAGAAACACTGCGCATATGGCTTGAAGAAGGCAGGAACGATTCACGTACAGCAGCCAGGCTGTACATCTCACGGAATACGTTTCTTAGCCGAAGGGATAAATTGATATCCTTGCTGGAAAGTGATCTGACCTCACCAGACGAGCGGTTCCAGCTAGAGTTATGTATTCGTTTATATGATATGAATCAACATGATACGATCAATCCAAGTATTCGTTAACCTATAAAAATATAGGGCTGTTAATACAAATAACTACGCTTTCAGAGATTATAGAATATGGCCAAGCTCTGTACAATTAAAGTTGTATTCTTAATCTTAGAAAGGTGGACTGCCACATGGGTATGCTTAAAGGTAGAACAGCAATTGTTGTCGGAGCGAGCTCCGGCGTGGGTTACGGCTGTGCCTTGCGTTATGCAGAAGAGGGAGCAAATGTACTGGCTTGCTCTAATGAAGAAGAAGGATTGCTCCAGCTTGCCGAAGAAGCAGCAGGCTTGGAAGGCAAAATAGTAACACTGGTTGCTGATGTATCCAAGGAAGAAGATCTGAATAATATTGTAGAAAAAACCATTTCCGAATTTGGAAGGATTGAAATTCTAGCTTGTATTGCACAGGGCGGGCTCAGCCATCCGACCGATTTGATACATGCAACTTCAGAATATGCCCTGGAGAGCTACACCACAGGTCCTCTATATACCATGCTTCTGATGCAGAAATGCTTCCCATATATGAAAGAACAGCAATATGGACGAATCATTACCACATCATCAGGTGGAGCCGTATCTGGCACTCCAGGATTCGCAAGTTACGCAATGGCGAAGGGAGCGATCATGTCTTTAACCCGAGTGGCAGCTAAAGAGTGGGCACAATACGGAATTACGACCAACTGCTTCTTCCCTGTTATCAAAGCACGCGGCTTTGATATGACTCCACAAGGAAAAGCTGCGATGGAAGAACTTACTAGAATTATACCTGTACGTTATGTTGGTGAAGCCTACAGAGATTGCAGTCCTATTCTTGCATTTATGGCAAGTGAACAAGCTCATTATATGAACGGCCAGATGATAGGTATTGACGGTGGACTTACTCTGCTGGCATAAGTGTCATGTAATATTAGAAATTGGCGGAGCAGTATTTGACATATAAGCTGCTCCGCTATTTTTATTATTCATTCATCCATAAAAAGTTACCTTACCTTATCGTATTCACCCAATCTTTTACAGTGAGTACTTCTGCTTGATGAGGGAACACCTTTTCCATCAGAACACGATGTACTTCTTCATCTGCATCGATACATGCGTCAGAGAGCACCTTCAACGTGTAATCTTTATCTGCGGCTTCTCGTAAAGTGGATAGTACAACTCCACTAGTGGCTATACCGGTCAGAATGAGTGTGTCGATCTGATTGGACCGAAGAATGATGTCTAGATCACTCCCTGCAAAAGCACTCACTCGAAGCTTGGTCACAACAGGCTCCTTTGGAAGAGGGGTTACCGCTTCATGGATGTCCATTGCTTCACTCACAGTTACAGCTCCTGCACGGGCTCTGATTGCCCCGAACATTTTATTCCTTGGACTGATCTCGGGGTAACCCGAACGAAACGAAACTTTGGCATAGATCACCATGATGTCACTTCTGCGTGCCGCTTCTACAGCCTGCTGGAATGGATACAGCAATTCATTATTGCTAACGTAGCGTGACACAATGTTGTTTTGCATATCCATAACAAGAAGTGCGCTTTTGCTCTGTGAAACCGACATGATTGTCATACTCCCTTCCCTACAAAATATCAATAAGCTGACTGGGCCTGCTCCAGAATAACATTCGCCGCTTCAACCGCTCCTCCTGCATTCCGTAAGGATTTTGATAGCTTCTTCGCGTTTTCCTCATATTTCAAATTTGTCAGCACCTCGGTTACTGATGCCGCCAGATCTGCTCGCTTCTTCCCTTTCAGCAATACGCCCGCTCCCAGTTCAGCTACCCGATTGGCAACCATTTTTTGTTCGCTGTGTTGTGGAAATAACACCATGGGAACACCGAAATACAAGCTTTCACTCACACTGTTCATACCGCTATGTGTAATGAACGCATCTGCAGTTTGCAATACAGAGATCTGATCGACCGTGTTCCTTACAACGAAATTATTAGGAATTATACCGAGTGATTTAATCTCTGTCTTCTCACCCACGGACATTACAACCGTATAATTGGATTGTGCAAATGCGTTGATGCAATTATTATAGAACTCACGATTTTTATTAAGAACGGTGCCGAGGGAAATATAGATTACTTGTCTATCCTTTATATTGTTCTCCTGTGGTGACAACGTTCTAATGGAAGGACCAACAAAGGCATACCGTTCAGAAAAGGTATTCGCCATCGGTTGAAATTCCTTCGACGTGTATACAATTGTGTTAGTATCATTATCGTTTTGAACAATGGATATAAAACTTCTCACATCATAGCCGTGATCCCTAAGCATCTTCATTTTTTTATTGATTCGGGGCATACCTAAGACCATCCTCAATAGTTCCCAGAAGCTCCGCTTCATCAGCCTGGCTGTATGTTGATTAAACGCAAAAGTAGTTGTCGAGCATATATAGGGAATGTTTAATTTTTTGGCAAAGAGCTTCCCCCAAAAACTTAAAGAATCCGATACTATACAATCGGGCTGATACTCCTGTAATTCCTTGCATACCTTCGCATCTAAAGCTATGGTCGTATCGGCAACCATTTCAATCAATGCTGCAAAATCTTTACCGGCCTTGCGATCCAGTTCTTCGGGTGACAGCTTGGGCAAATATTCATCACAGGCTATAAATGAAGCACCAGCGGCTTGAATCTTCTCTTGAAATTCGAGAAACGAATAGTACCATACCTCGTGTCCTCGATTGACTAATTCTCTAACAACGGGAAGAGTCGGGTTGGTATGACCATGAGCGGGTATCGAGAAAAAGATAATTTTACTCATTCTATTCCCTCCTCCATGATTTCGGATGTCCTAATCATATCTGCAAATTGCAGGAAACCGTCACTTTTCAAAACAGCAATACCTCTCGTTGCGTCTTCTCCCAACACCACCAGCTTATCACCTGCATGAATTTGATACATTTCTCGTGCCTGCTTGGGAATCACAATCTGTCCTCGTTCTCCTACTTTTACCACACCAAAAAAATGCTTCCCCCTAGGAGCAACCTGGTCCACCTCTTCTTCGCTCATACTGCGAGAGAGCTGATCCAGTGTGACTTGAAAAATCTCAGAAAGCAATTTGCCTTTATATATATCGGGCACGGCTTCTCCATTCTCCCATTTTGCTACCGTCTGTCGTGACACATTTACCTTCTCTGCCAATTGTTCCTGGCTTAATTTAAGCTTTTTGCGAAAAGTACGAATATTCATATCAATCATATCTTTCATCTCCTTACAAATTACATCTTAATAGAAGATCTAAGGTGATATCTATCAACGATCTTTAACATTTGCTTGTTAAGAATTGTAGCATTTCCTTTATATTTCTCATTTATTATTCTACCAACCGACCCCACAAGGCTTCGATGATTGAAACTGGTATATTGTAGTACTGGATTGAACGGATATGCAAATATCGCAAACAGTATCATTTAAGCAAGCATTAACAAACAAATAAGCTTCTAATACCTAAGCTAGGCATTAGAAGCTTATTTTATCTTCATATTCAATACTGTAAGTCCGTTGGATGACTATACTGCTCCATCTTTAATAAGGGAAATTAATTGTTCGAGCCAATCGGTGGTATGCTTCGTCTTGCTTGATGAATAGCTGGTCATGAAATCCACAAATCTTTTTTTATGTTCATCTACTTCTAAATACTGCTCAAAATGAGAAATTTGCTCCCAGCGATCTTGATATTTTTGCAGCTTTTTCTCCAAAATAGCAACAACTTTGTCCCGATCGACGTACTGCAAATTAGCAATGCCAATTGTCATTCCACCCACATGAACCGCATTTTCGAACAACTTGTAGATTTTCTTGGGGAGCTCCTCCCGGCCCTTGGATGTAATGGCAAACACCTGTTTATCTGGCCGGTGCTCTTCACGAACCACTTCCACGACTTCAATCAAGCCTTGCTTCGCCAACACTTCAAAGTGATAATACAGCTTGCTTTCGGTTAAGCCTGTAAATTCATCAAATGGAATCGGCTCCGACAGTTGCTTCTTCAAGAGGTAAGGATAATTATTGCCTTCCATCAGCTTGCTTAGAATATAAATTTGAACTTCCATGCATTAGCTCCTTCAGCATCATTCTCCTTATTGTAGCAGATCTTAAACAGTCATTTCAAAGCTTTTTTCACATTTGGCTGTACCATTTCTTCCGTTATTGAATCTTGTACCGGTTCATCTACTGCCTTAGACTTATGCAGGAACGCCACAATCAGCATGTTAATGAGCAGAGCTCCTCCACCTACAGCGGCCATCATCCAGTGATGATACGCGGAGCTGTTATCTGTGAACAGTAGTTCAAAGTTTGCCTGTACAGCATAGTACATCGGTGAAATATAACTCATCCATTCATAAGGCAGATACATCATATCCCGCGGGATGGTTGCTCCATTAGCAATCGTTTGAAGGAGTAGAATCGGCATATTAAGTATCATGCCCCCTTCACCTACCAGGAAGATCAAGATCGCCGTGAAGTTGAAGCATACCATATAGTTCAGGATTTGGTGACCCCACAGTGTGAAGAATGTGTCTGCTCCGTAATTGTTTACAGCATACGAAATGCCAAGTGCTGCCACAGACGATACTGTTGCAATAAGTAAAGCGGTAATCTGAACATACAGGAATAAACGCCACTTGCTTGTTGTTCCCCGATTAGCCTTATAGGAGCCGACCAGCTGCATAGCTCCGATCATTGCCCCAACATAACCTGCCATTGTCAAAAACATCGGCAGCATATTGTTATGCATTCCTGCAGGAATTTCGTTAATGGTTACGGAGTTTCCGACATAGGTCGTTTCGATCTTCTCGGCCATTGCAGCCGCTTGATCCTCCGGAACATTTAACGTCATTAATATATTTTGTGCGGTTTGGGTTGAAAACTGAGTACTTAATTGATTGTTGATTTCACTGACAATGGATGTCATGGACGAGGAGACGACGGTCGCTCCTGCCGCATTTGTTGTAAAGTCAATGCTGGATGACACATCCCCGCTCTGCAAATCCTGTGAGAACGTCTCCGGAATATGAATCACCAGTGCCAGATCATTATCTTCTAACTGAGCTAAAGCCTCTGCATTTGTTAAATTCGTTGAAATCTCTTCAAATGGCAAATTCTCTTGTAGCTGCTCAGCAATCGTTCCTCCATACTCTCCCGCATCTTCATTTACGATCGCTACCGGGAGTTTATCGATGTTGTTCGGAATTGCAGTATATCCAGGGAGAAATATTCCCAGCATCGCAACCGCGTAAAAAATCCCCATAAAAATGGCAGCAATCGCTCCTCTTGTTTTTAAAAACGACTTAAACTTCATTTGCTC
This sequence is a window from Paenibacillus urinalis. Protein-coding genes within it:
- a CDS encoding SDR family NAD(P)-dependent oxidoreductase, whose product is MGMLKGRTAIVVGASSGVGYGCALRYAEEGANVLACSNEEEGLLQLAEEAAGLEGKIVTLVADVSKEEDLNNIVEKTISEFGRIEILACIAQGGLSHPTDLIHATSEYALESYTTGPLYTMLLMQKCFPYMKEQQYGRIITTSSGGAVSGTPGFASYAMAKGAIMSLTRVAAKEWAQYGITTNCFFPVIKARGFDMTPQGKAAMEELTRIIPVRYVGEAYRDCSPILAFMASEQAHYMNGQMIGIDGGLTLLA
- a CDS encoding cysteine hydrolase family protein, which translates into the protein MSVSQSKSALLVMDMQNNIVSRYVSNNELLYPFQQAVEAARRSDIMVIYAKVSFRSGYPEISPRNKMFGAIRARAGAVTVSEAMDIHEAVTPLPKEPVVTKLRVSAFAGSDLDIILRSNQIDTLILTGIATSGVVLSTLREAADKDYTLKVLSDACIDADEEVHRVLMEKVFPHQAEVLTVKDWVNTIR
- a CDS encoding macrolide family glycosyltransferase, with the protein product MSKIIFFSIPAHGHTNPTLPVVRELVNRGHEVWYYSFLEFQEKIQAAGASFIACDEYLPKLSPEELDRKAGKDFAALIEMVADTTIALDAKVCKELQEYQPDCIVSDSLSFWGKLFAKKLNIPYICSTTTFAFNQHTARLMKRSFWELLRMVLGMPRINKKMKMLRDHGYDVRSFISIVQNDNDTNTIVYTSKEFQPMANTFSERYAFVGPSIRTLSPQENNIKDRQVIYISLGTVLNKNREFYNNCINAFAQSNYTVVMSVGEKTEIKSLGIIPNNFVVRNTVDQISVLQTADAFITHSGMNSVSESLYFGVPMVLFPQHSEQKMVANRVAELGAGVLLKGKKRADLAASVTEVLTNLKYEENAKKLSKSLRNAGGAVEAANVILEQAQSAY
- a CDS encoding helix-turn-helix transcriptional regulator is translated as MIDMNIRTFRKKLKLSQEQLAEKVNVSRQTVAKWENGEAVPDIYKGKLLSEIFQVTLDQLSRSMSEEEVDQVAPRGKHFFGVVKVGERGQIVIPKQAREMYQIHAGDKLVVLGEDATRGIAVLKSDGFLQFADMIRTSEIMEEGIE
- a CDS encoding PadR family transcriptional regulator → MEVQIYILSKLMEGNNYPYLLKKQLSEPIPFDEFTGLTESKLYYHFEVLAKQGLIEVVEVVREEHRPDKQVFAITSKGREELPKKIYKLFENAVHVGGMTIGIANLQYVDRDKVVAILEKKLQKYQDRWEQISHFEQYLEVDEHKKRFVDFMTSYSSSKTKHTTDWLEQLISLIKDGAV
- a CDS encoding YhgE/Pip domain-containing protein — its product is MKFKSFLKTRGAIAAIFMGIFYAVAMLGIFLPGYTAIPNNIDKLPVAIVNEDAGEYGGTIAEQLQENLPFEEISTNLTNAEALAQLEDNDLALVIHIPETFSQDLQSGDVSSSIDFTTNAAGATVVSSSMTSIVSEINNQLSTQFSTQTAQNILMTLNVPEDQAAAMAEKIETTYVGNSVTINEIPAGMHNNMLPMFLTMAGYVGAMIGAMQLVGSYKANRGTTSKWRLFLYVQITALLIATVSSVAALGISYAVNNYGADTFFTLWGHQILNYMVCFNFTAILIFLVGEGGMILNMPILLLQTIANGATIPRDMMYLPYEWMSYISPMYYAVQANFELLFTDNSSAYHHWMMAAVGGGALLINMLIVAFLHKSKAVDEPVQDSITEEMVQPNVKKALK